The proteins below come from a single Aegilops tauschii subsp. strangulata cultivar AL8/78 chromosome 6, Aet v6.0, whole genome shotgun sequence genomic window:
- the LOC141025843 gene encoding uncharacterized protein, translated as MELGFGDTGLLVSTGMKLFPFHFIDTLSMRSCGKFDHVLFYVQLDEACCRHTGGIGGCLLALSIWSWERLPVGRPKTVKYEDWDDKDDPLRLPTWAYKWDVLNETTDDPSVMYKLYKSELDAITPEQVEWEPYGKGESFGNPIEFRLIPMCIRDRDLWHMRCPLICNWAVELHLPHRVFCQFGLFQPHPPEWEDTDKLLHALDRKKQRKIKDWAKHHRKYVVQFALSVEQARAGKRAQLREHCPIAFNNYLTWFLASTRVEVCQPAYAEEILEEPTVLDEVAQHQYNALVRKGNSVIPSTPMMNFVRAQIKKAANETETILETTPAGKSDGEGALRAFIKRQGQKLRRLSNLFGCRDPEYVSPERSRSVTPSDPASGQGHGEPFEDEDVGVVTQEVADDMTVGTYQARSAYKLKPRKGINKYTPEDFTQRGQRGKRTVGTSRMAALDDYLDDDVEPEPEPERIATDVCSA; from the exons atggagttggggttcggcgacactggcttacttgtatcgacaggtatgaagttgtttccttttcacttcattgatacattatcaatgcgctcttgcggcaaatttgaccatgttctcttttatgtgcagttggacgaagcatgttgtaggcacactggaggtattggtggttgtctgctcgcactttccatatggagctgggagcgtttgccggttggacgaccgaagaccgtgaagtacgaggattgggacgataaagacgacccactacggctccccacttgggcttacaagtgggatgtgttaAATGAGACGACGGATGATCCCTCGGTAATGTACAAGTTGTACAAGAGCGAGCTGGACGCGATCACGCCTGAGCAG GTGGAATGGGAGCCGTATGGAAAAGGAGAGAGTTTTGGTAACCCTATAGAGTTCAGGCTGATTCCGATGTGCATTAGGGATAGGGATCTCTGGCATATGcggtgcccactgatatgcaactgggcggttgagcttcacctgccacatcGGGTGTTCTGCCAGTTTGGTTTattccagccacacccgccggaGTGGGAGGACACGGACAAGTTGCTACACGC GTTGGATAGGAAAAAGCAGCGGAAGATCAAGGATTGGGCCAAGCATCACAGGAAGTATGTCGTGCAGTTCGCTCTTAGTGTGGAGCAAGCAAGGGCTGGAAAACGAGCCCAGCTTCGTGAGCACTGCCCGATCGCGTTCAACAACTATCTCACATGGTTTCTTGCAAGTACCCGCGTGGAGGTATGCCAGCCGGCGTATGCTGAGGAGATTCTGGAAGAACCCACCGTTCTTGATGAGGTAGCCCAGCACCAGTACAACGCATTAGTCAGGAAGGGCAACTCAGTGATCCCTTCAACTCCAATGATGAACTTTGTG CGTGCCCAGATCAAGAAAGCAGCTAATGAGACCGAGACTATTCTGGAAACAACCCCGGCTGGCAAAAGCGATGGGGAAGGTGCACTTCGAGCATTCATTAAG CGCCAGGGCCAAAAGTTAAGGCGGCTATCAAACCTTTTCGGTTGTCGTGACCCCGAGTATGTATCACCAGAACGGTCTAGGTCGGTGACACCATCAGATCCCGCTTCGGGGCAGGGCCATGGTGAACCTTTCGAGGATGAGGACGTGGGTGtggtcacccaagag GTTGCTGATGATATGACCGTGGGGACGTACCAGGCTCGGTCTGCATACAAGTTGAAGCCTAGGAAGGGAATCAACAAGTACACACCTGAAGACTTCACCCAAAGAGGCCAAAGAGGAAAAAGGACGGTCGGCACCTCGCGGATGGCGGCTTTGGATGACTATTTGGATGACGATGTCGaaccggagccggagccggagcgg ATAGCTACAGAcgtgtgcagcgcctag